One Candidatus Saccharibacteria bacterium RAAC3_TM7_1 genomic region harbors:
- a CDS encoding hypothetical protein (RAAC3_TM7_1_144), with amino-acid sequence MAQETIFYSWQSDNSKTRSYVERALKKAVESIADDPSIESAPRIDKDTQDVAGAVHIVDTIKKKIDECGIFLADVSLVDKAASGRAIVNQNVMFELGYAIGKHSESRVIMVANADLGDVKNLPFDISHHRVIQFSPSADPKATKLQASLESAINIHLQALAVQNKESLVTSEKEKLLTAIDNGKPTRTLAKKYFETAYSQYLGLSPGRYKDGNHQHYASEVFEAYEKTKHIALELHEVFEVAAEHKKEDVLLQAYKSIQIVSQYYDVMPEDGGQLSEVSKDYYILVVNEIVSLLMGSISHEKLWGLMQEIASTKLSRADMYEETRTLDRLYGHPQNLLNYYKELKSVNYVIPMTPLIAERFSDSQDVLQAYIDGSMLRYFLVGSYPWIVGLLLGNSWTKHIPEFFAEFKKVSFVNAMMKVTGEKTVDEFRSNIWKQASADLANWSYPNDNLLPALKFVGIETEGDIAKNQQVISV; translated from the coding sequence ATGGCGCAAGAGACAATATTTTATTCATGGCAATCCGACAACTCGAAGACTCGAAGTTACGTAGAGCGTGCCCTAAAGAAAGCCGTAGAGAGCATTGCAGATGACCCTAGCATCGAATCAGCACCTCGCATAGACAAAGATACACAGGATGTCGCAGGAGCGGTTCACATTGTTGATACTATAAAAAAGAAGATTGATGAGTGCGGCATATTTCTTGCAGACGTATCGCTTGTTGATAAAGCAGCTTCTGGTCGAGCCATCGTCAATCAAAATGTAATGTTTGAACTTGGTTACGCTATCGGCAAGCATAGCGAGTCTAGAGTCATTATGGTGGCTAACGCAGACCTGGGTGATGTAAAGAACCTTCCTTTTGACATCTCACACCATAGAGTCATTCAATTCTCTCCATCCGCCGACCCTAAAGCAACAAAACTCCAGGCTTCACTAGAATCTGCTATCAATATTCATCTGCAAGCATTAGCCGTACAAAACAAAGAATCATTGGTGACTTCGGAAAAGGAAAAGCTACTTACTGCTATAGATAATGGCAAGCCAACTAGAACTCTCGCAAAGAAGTATTTTGAGACTGCGTATAGTCAGTATCTAGGTTTATCCCCAGGTAGGTATAAGGACGGCAACCACCAGCATTACGCCTCCGAGGTCTTCGAGGCATATGAGAAGACGAAACATATTGCACTAGAGCTACACGAAGTATTTGAGGTAGCAGCAGAACACAAAAAGGAAGATGTCTTACTGCAAGCATATAAATCTATTCAAATTGTTTCACAGTACTATGACGTTATGCCCGAGGATGGTGGACAGCTAAGTGAAGTATCGAAGGATTATTACATCCTCGTAGTTAATGAAATCGTCTCACTGTTAATGGGTAGTATTAGCCATGAAAAGCTCTGGGGACTCATGCAAGAAATAGCATCTACAAAGCTAAGCAGAGCGGACATGTACGAAGAAACAAGAACCTTAGACAGGTTATACGGGCATCCTCAAAACCTTCTCAACTACTACAAAGAGCTAAAGAGCGTAAACTATGTGATTCCCATGACTCCACTCATTGCAGAACGTTTCTCCGATAGTCAGGATGTTCTTCAAGCCTACATAGACGGAAGTATGCTGCGTTACTTCCTTGTAGGCAGCTACCCGTGGATTGTAGGCTTGCTATTAGGGAACTCTTGGACAAAGCATATCCCCGAATTCTTCGCCGAGTTTAAGAAGGTATCATTCGTTAATGCGATGATGAAAGTTACAGGCGAAAAAACAGTAGATGAATTCCGTTCAAACATATGGAAACAGGCATCTGCCGACCTTGCGAACTGGAGCTACCCCAATGACAATCTGCTGCCAGCACTTAAGTTTGTGGGCATAGAGACAGAGGGTGACATAGCCAAAAACCAGCAAGTAATTTCGGTATAA
- a CDS encoding hypothetical protein (RAAC3_TM7_1_147), producing MSVIKKHTGFTIVELLIVIVVIAVLAAITVVAYNGIQQRARDASMQSDLSNVSKKLELYNAENGTYPTSWPQAATMGARFSFSPVGSNVILCAASGTGYALLVQQYGKQYKYVSGQGASEVSITWSSSGATLCANTPYGPTAWGYDFVVGG from the coding sequence ATGAGTGTTATAAAAAAGCACACAGGTTTTACGATTGTTGAACTCCTGATAGTAATCGTAGTGATCGCTGTTTTAGCGGCTATTACTGTTGTTGCATACAACGGTATCCAGCAACGAGCTAGGGATGCATCGATGCAAAGTGACTTGTCTAACGTCTCAAAAAAACTTGAATTGTACAATGCTGAAAACGGAACGTATCCAACTAGTTGGCCGCAAGCGGCCACGATGGGAGCCCGCTTCTCTTTTAGCCCAGTAGGGAGTAACGTGATATTATGCGCGGCTTCAGGCACAGGCTATGCTTTACTCGTACAGCAATACGGCAAACAATACAAATATGTCTCAGGTCAGGGTGCGAGTGAAGTGTCTATTACCTGGTCAAGTTCTGGTGCTACTCTGTGTGCCAACACGCCTTATGGACCAACAGCCTGGGGATATGATTTTGTTGTCGGTGGTTAA
- a CDS encoding hypothetical protein (RAAC3_TM7_1_146), giving the protein MSDTKLPPQESPTDTSNWDDRTFSTPVAGSVSKVKKSVERREMILNAPQRKRQKRPTFKELGIEKSK; this is encoded by the coding sequence ATGAGTGATACAAAACTACCACCTCAAGAATCACCTACAGATACATCTAACTGGGACGATAGGACGTTTAGTACACCTGTTGCAGGTAGTGTTAGTAAGGTTAAGAAGAGCGTTGAAAGACGTGAGATGATACTAAATGCACCTCAGCGTAAACGCCAAAAACGACCTACATTCAAAGAACTAGGTATAGAGAAATCTAAATAG
- a CDS encoding hypothetical protein (RAAC3_TM7_1_145): MKPHKNIGLHPTNALKIALKLFDNKQTTKEKISLLLNNRSVSNLESVDTPKDFASGKTIDINAGELLGIGSVAAYYNWMSEEAGTGNTYQAVVGIEDAGKNQIESQLSDGAIYHDQVNGKILAQQVMTQGYYPDKWITSQDVIDAVKKKCAERHKYHENCILIVNVFGDKVNVDRKVIYDEISKLSEPFSDTYMVVYGLPSLKMAHVSFISEPPDTRGLALKLERHEYEDIWHFNKMD, translated from the coding sequence ATGAAGCCTCATAAAAATATTGGGCTACATCCGACTAATGCACTTAAGATAGCATTAAAGCTCTTCGATAATAAGCAAACCACTAAGGAAAAAATTAGTCTACTCTTGAACAATCGCTCTGTCAGTAATCTAGAGTCGGTTGATACACCTAAAGATTTTGCGAGCGGTAAAACGATTGATATTAATGCTGGTGAATTACTTGGTATAGGTAGTGTTGCGGCGTATTACAACTGGATGAGTGAAGAGGCTGGAACAGGCAATACGTATCAAGCAGTGGTTGGTATTGAGGATGCTGGAAAAAACCAAATCGAAAGTCAGCTTTCGGATGGGGCAATATATCACGACCAAGTCAATGGAAAAATTCTGGCTCAGCAAGTAATGACCCAAGGCTACTATCCTGATAAATGGATAACTAGCCAAGATGTTATTGATGCAGTAAAAAAGAAGTGTGCAGAACGACACAAGTATCACGAGAATTGCATTCTGATTGTTAATGTCTTCGGAGACAAGGTTAATGTTGACCGCAAAGTAATCTATGACGAGATAAGCAAGCTCTCTGAACCGTTTAGCGATACATACATGGTAGTTTACGGCTTGCCATCGCTGAAAATGGCACACGTCAGTTTTATAAGTGAACCACCTGATACGCGTGGGTTAGCTCTCAAGCTGGAGCGGCACGAATACGAAGACATCTGGCATTTCAACAAGATGGACTAA
- a CDS encoding hypothetical protein (RAAC3_TM7_1_148) — protein sequence MPSRNVLKIDITDSIYHVYARGRGRQKIYRDEADFEMFLTLFSRSLSLMRQYDRNHHPYPHLRGQVELLSYCLMPNHFHLLVYQADEGGMTQLMRSVLASYSRYFNKRYGLSGALLEGTYRASRLSDDEQVRLVSRYIHLDPKDWQAHPYSSIHAWYGIGRPEWLQPERVISLFPSLPHYADFLDDQAGYKASLTSVKEELANTIA from the coding sequence ATGCCCTCGAGAAATGTTCTCAAAATAGATATCACTGACAGTATTTACCACGTATATGCTCGCGGTCGCGGTCGTCAGAAAATTTATCGAGATGAAGCCGATTTTGAGATGTTTCTCACGCTTTTTAGTCGCAGTCTCTCGCTGATGCGGCAATATGACCGCAATCATCACCCCTATCCTCATCTACGTGGGCAGGTAGAACTCCTTAGCTACTGTCTGATGCCAAACCATTTTCATCTGCTTGTTTATCAGGCAGACGAAGGTGGGATGACGCAGCTGATGCGGAGTGTACTAGCAAGCTATAGCCGTTATTTTAATAAACGATACGGCTTGTCCGGTGCACTGCTTGAAGGTACGTACCGAGCCTCGCGCTTATCTGATGATGAACAGGTGCGACTTGTCAGCCGCTATATCCATCTCGATCCAAAAGACTGGCAGGCTCATCCTTACTCAAGCATTCATGCTTGGTATGGCATCGGCCGGCCGGAGTGGCTTCAGCCAGAGCGGGTCATCTCGCTCTTTCCCTCGCTGCCGCACTATGCCGACTTTCTCGACGACCAGGCGGGATATAAAGCAAGCCTGACAAGTGTCAAAGAAGAGCTGGCAAACACAATAGCGTAA